The following are encoded in a window of Dioscorea cayenensis subsp. rotundata cultivar TDr96_F1 chromosome 16, TDr96_F1_v2_PseudoChromosome.rev07_lg8_w22 25.fasta, whole genome shotgun sequence genomic DNA:
- the LOC120278444 gene encoding uncharacterized protein LOC120278444, with the protein MNLRDRPLYRAVDTQQDILRDHGVCLPYKQAWMGKELAREILHGSEIASYDLLAYAFLDGTHLLGKYGGILLGATSKDGNEGFFHLAFAIVDNETDDNWIWFTPTLGDVIYGDDNYTNIITFISNRSKGLVNAIAKVFPPAPHAYCLRHLHANFLKSNGQLGKSLKDECWCLIIKIAYACTSFEYDAAVGSLLATLGQAHHWMFQKLDMSHWCNYLLRG; encoded by the exons ATGAATTTACGTGATCGACCATTATACCGAGCAGTGGATACACAACAAGATATATTGCGTGACCACGGTGTTTGTCTGCCGTACAAACAAGCCTGGATGGGTAAAGAGTTGGCAAGGGAAATTCTTCATGGCAGTGAGATAGCAAGCTATGATCTGTTG GCCTATGCTTTTTTAGATGGAACTCACTTGTTGGGCAAATATGGCGGTATCCTTTTGGGTGCAACATCCAAAGATGGTAATGAAGGATTTTTTCATTTAGCGTTTGCAATCGTGGATAATGAAACTGATGATAACTGGATATGGTTTACACCAACTTTGGGTGATGTAATATACGGTGATGACAACTACACCAACATTATCACATTCATCTCCAATAGGTCGAAAGGACTTGTGAATGCTATTGCAAAGGTTTTTCCTCCTGCCCCGCATGCTTATTGCTTGCGACATCTACatgcaaattttcttaaatcaaatggGCAACTAGGAAAGTCATTAAAGGATGAGTGCTGGTGTTTGATTATAAAGATTGCATATGCTTGCACGTCTTTCGAATATGATGCAGCTGTAGGCTCCCTATTGGCCACATTAGGACAAGCACACCATTGGATGTTCCAGAAATTAGACATGTCACATTGGTGCAATTACTTGCTTAGAGGCTAG